A region from the Deltaproteobacteria bacterium genome encodes:
- a CDS encoding nitronate monooxygenase, producing MKTRLCELLGIELPIIAAPMGFVTGPELAAAVSNAGGLGIMSFSGNPPPVLREEIRRLRRLTSKPFGVNLILYFPIEDHLAVCVEERVPVLSLFWGDPAPYVGRAHAAGVTVMHQVGSVAAARRAAAAGVDVIVAQGVEAGGHVEGTVGTMVLVPRVVDAVAPTPVAAAGGIADARGVVAALALGAQAAVLGTRLLATPEAAAHPIYKAKVVAASEEDTVHTLLFGGGWPDAPHRVLRTPFVERWLPHERRGQEQRPDEPAVGETRMGGATVPVARFMSLPPGAGTTGDIDSMSLYAGQSAGLVGDVKPAAVIVRELAEGARRILAAL from the coding sequence ATGAAGACCCGCCTCTGTGAACTCCTCGGCATCGAGCTGCCGATCATCGCGGCCCCCATGGGCTTCGTGACCGGGCCCGAGCTGGCGGCCGCGGTCAGCAACGCGGGCGGCCTCGGCATCATGTCGTTCAGCGGCAACCCGCCGCCCGTCCTGCGCGAGGAGATCCGCCGCCTGAGGCGCCTCACCAGCAAGCCGTTCGGCGTGAACCTGATCCTCTACTTCCCGATCGAGGACCACCTCGCCGTCTGCGTCGAGGAGCGCGTCCCGGTGCTGTCGCTCTTCTGGGGCGACCCGGCGCCCTACGTCGGGCGGGCGCACGCGGCGGGCGTCACCGTGATGCACCAGGTGGGCTCGGTCGCGGCGGCGCGGCGCGCGGCCGCCGCCGGCGTCGACGTCATCGTCGCGCAGGGCGTGGAGGCTGGCGGCCACGTCGAGGGGACGGTCGGGACCATGGTGCTGGTGCCGCGCGTGGTCGACGCGGTCGCGCCCACGCCGGTCGCCGCCGCGGGTGGCATCGCCGACGCGCGCGGCGTGGTGGCGGCGCTCGCGCTCGGCGCGCAGGCGGCGGTGCTCGGCACGCGCTTGCTCGCCACGCCCGAGGCCGCGGCGCACCCCATCTACAAGGCGAAGGTGGTGGCCGCGAGCGAGGAGGACACCGTCCATACCCTGCTCTTCGGCGGTGGCTGGCCGGACGCGCCCCACCGCGTGCTGCGCACGCCGTTCGTCGAGCGGTGGCTCCCGCACGAGCGGCGCGGGCAGGAGCAGCGGCCGGACGAGCCGGCCGTCGGCGAGACGCGCATGGGGGGCGCGACGGTGCCGGTCGCCCGCTTCATGTCGCTCCCGCCGGGCGCCGGCACGACCGGCGACATCGACTCGATGTCGCTCTACGCCGGGCAGAGCGCGGGGCTGGTTGGCGACGTGAAGCCGGCGGCGGTGATCGTGCGCGAGCTGGCGGAGGGCGCGCGGCGCATCCTGGCGGCGCTCTAA